The following is a genomic window from Spirochaetota bacterium.
TGGGTGAGCTGGGGCGGCATCCTGGGCGGTATAGGTACTCTTCTATATATCAAGCATGCATGGCATGAAAGCTTTCTGAACCTCGCTGATATCATTACGCCGGGATACATGGTCGGTCTTGGCATCGGCAGGATCGGCTGCTTGTTCGCCGGATGCTGCTACGGCGTCCACGGGACGACCTGTATCGCCGTGACCTTCACCGATCCCGTTGCTCCAGCCTCCGCCATGGTGCAGCCCCTGGTGCCGACACAGCTCATCAGCGCCGTTTTTCTGATCTGCGCAGGTCTGGTCCTGCTTCCCCTGGCGCTAAAGGGCGGGTTGAAGGGCTTCACCTTCTCGCTGTCGGCCATCATCTATTCCTGCTTTCGCTTTGCCATCGAGTTCTGGCGCGACGATCCCCGCGTATTCATTGCGAACCTGTCGGACGGACAGGTTTTTTCGATCGGGTATTTTTTGAT
Proteins encoded in this region:
- a CDS encoding prolipoprotein diacylglyceryl transferase codes for the protein MHPILFKLQWMGKEVVIGTYGVMMVAALASGAALSLLVARKRGYAPSEFVNYCMVIMAGVIIGALLAGFLLFLPERAGSGYIDHPTAWVSWGGILGGIGTLLYIKHAWHESFLNLADIITPGYMVGLGIGRIGCLFAGCCYGVHGTTCIAVTFTDPVAPASAMVQPLVPTQLISAVFLICAGLVLLPLALKGGLKGFTFSLSAIIYSCFRFAIEFWRDDPRVFIANLSDGQVFSIGYFLMGMMIMIYLMKSSRSSPFSKLWRMEK